The Planctomycetia bacterium region AGGGGGCGTCAGGTGAGTCAGCATTCGACTGGGGAGAGGCGGGCAAGCCCTCGTCCCCATTGACGATTCGTTCCTACGCGGACATAAAGAATCGACGATTTTCGACGGGGGAGCAACGCTTTGAGTGAATCGCCGACAATGGAGTTGAACGCCAAGGGCGCCATGCGCCGCGCGGCGTATGACGCCCGGAATGCTCAGCAGAATAAGGATGAGCTCAGCAATGCCGCGGTGGAAGCGCTCCTGCGGCTGCCGGAGTATCAGGCTTCGCGCACCGTGCTGTGGTATCTCGATTGCCGCTCGGAATTGCGCACGCGGCAGGTGCTGCCCGCTGTCTTGGCCGGCGATCAACGGATCGTCGTGCCGTACTGCACGATGGACAACGCCGGCGCCAACAAGCTCGGCCTATGGTGGTTGCAATCGCTGGACGAGCTGGTTGTCGGCAAGTGGAAGATTCTTGAGCCGCCGTCCGACCGCTGGGGCGAGCCGGGCAAGGAAATCGAGCCGCAGGAACTCGACCTCGTGATCGTTCCCGGCGTGGCATTCAGCCGGCAGGGAGGCCGCATGGGCAACGGCCAGGGCTACTACGATCGCCTGCTGGATCGCGTTCGACAGGATTGTGCTCTGATCGGGCTGGGCTATGAAAGCCAATTGTTCGATGATTTGATCGTCAGCGCCCATGACGTCTTTATGAACAAGGTCGTCACGGAACGGGCGGTTTACGAAGGCCGACGTTAACGGCGCCGCGACGGGACATTTGCGTTGCAGGTAGAGTCTCCCCATGTCGGCAGTCATCGACGACACGTACGCCGAGGCGTTTCGCAGCGTCTACGTGGAA contains the following coding sequences:
- a CDS encoding 5-formyltetrahydrofolate cyclo-ligase; amino-acid sequence: MSESPTMELNAKGAMRRAAYDARNAQQNKDELSNAAVEALLRLPEYQASRTVLWYLDCRSELRTRQVLPAVLAGDQRIVVPYCTMDNAGANKLGLWWLQSLDELVVGKWKILEPPSDRWGEPGKEIEPQELDLVIVPGVAFSRQGGRMGNGQGYYDRLLDRVRQDCALIGLGYESQLFDDLIVSAHDVFMNKVVTERAVYEGRR